One region of Pan paniscus chromosome 5, NHGRI_mPanPan1-v2.0_pri, whole genome shotgun sequence genomic DNA includes:
- the UNC5CL gene encoding UNC5C-like protein, with the protein MCPQESSFQPSQFLLLVGVPVASVLLLAQCLRWHCPRRLLGACWTLNGQEEPVSQPTPQLENEVSRQHLPATLPEMVAFYQELHTPTQGQTMVRQLMHKLLVFSAREVDHRGGCLMLQDTGISLLIPPGAVAVGRQERVSLILVWDLSDAPSLSRAQGLVSPVVACGPHGASFLKPCTLTFKHCAEQPSHARTYSSNTTLLDAKVWRPLGRPGAHASRDECRIHLSHFSLYTCVLEAPVGREARKWLQLAVFCSPLVPGQSHLQLRIYFLNNTPCALQWALTNEQPHGGRLRGPCQLFDFNGARGDQCLKLTYISEGWENVDDSSCQLVPHLHIWHGKCPFRSFCFRRKAADENEDCSALTNEIIVTMHTFQDGLETKYMEILRFQASEEESWAAPPPVSQPPPCNRLPPELFEQLRMLLEPNSITGNDWRRLASHLGLCGMKIRFLSCQRSPAAAILELFEEQNGSLQELHYLMTVMERLDCASAIQNYLSGTHGGSPGPERGGARDNQGLELDEKL; encoded by the exons ATGTGCCCCCAGGAGAGTTCATTCCAACCCTCCCAGTTCCTACTGCTGGTGGGGGTCCCAGTGGCAAGTGTCCTCCTTCTGGCCCAATGCCTTCGATGGCACTGCCCTAGAAGGCTGCTGGGGGCCTGCTGGACACTGAATGGTCAAGAGGAACCAGTGTCCCAGCCTACCCCCCAACTAGAAAACGAGGTCTCAAGGCAGCATCTGCCAGCCACACTGCCAGAGATGGTTGCCTTCTACCAGGAGCTACACACACCCACTCAAGGCCAGACCATGGTCCGCCAGTTGATGCACAAACTGTTGGTGTTTTCGGCTCGAGAGGTGGATCACCGCGGCGGTTGCCTGATGCTCCAGGATACAGGCATCTCCTTGCTCATCCCACCAG gtgctgtggctgtGGGCCGCCAGGAGCGGGTGTCTTTGATCCTGGTGTGGGACCTGTCGGACGCCCCATCGCTGTCCCGAGCCCAGGGGCTGGTAAGCCCTGTGGTGGCATGTGGCCCCCATGGGGCCTCCTTCCTGAAGCCTTGCACTCTCACGTTCAAACACTGTGCCGAGCAGCCCAGCCATGCTCGCACCTACAGCAGCAACACTACCCTGCTGGATGCCAAGGTATGGAGGCCCCTGGGGCGGCCGGGGGCCCACGCCTCCCGGGATGAGTGTCGCATCCACCTCTCCCACTTCAG CCTCTACACCTGTGTGCTGGAGGCACCTGTGGGGCGCGAAGCCCGCAAATGGCTGCAGCTGGCCGTATTCTGCTCGCCGCTGGTGCCAGGACAGTCCCATCTGCAACTGCGTATCTACTTCCTCAACAACACGCCCTGCGCCCTGCAGTGGGCACTGACCAACGAGCAGCCCCATGGTGGGCGCCTGCGTGGGCCCTGCCAGCTCTTCGACTTCAATGGGGCTAGGGGCGACCAGTGCCTGAAGCTCACGTACATCTCAGAGG GTTGGGAGAATGTGGATGACAGCAGTTGCCAGCTGGTTCCCCATCTCCACATCTGGCATGGAAAGTGCCCCTTCCGCTCCTTCTGCTTCCGGAGAAAAGCAG CCGATGAGAATGAGGACTGTTCAGCACTAACCAATGAGATCATTGTCACCATGCACACCTTCCAGGAT GGCTTGGAGACCAAGTATATGGAAATCCTCAGATTCCAGGCATCAGAGGAGGAATCCTGGGCAGCACCACCACCTGTTTCCCAGCCGCCCCCATGCAATAG GCTGCCCCCAGAGCTCTTTGAGCAGCTGCGGATGTTGTTGGAGCCAAACAGCATCACCGGCAATGACTGGCGCAGACTGGCCTCCCACCTGGGGCTTTGCGGCATGAAGATCCG GTTCCTGTCCTGCCAGCGCAGCCCCGCAGCGGCCATCCTGGAGTTGTTTGAGGAGCAGAACGGCAGCCTGCAGGAGCTGCACTACCTCATGACCGTCATGGAGCGGCTAGACTGCGCCTCCGCCATCCAGAACTACCTGAGTGGGACACACGGCGGCAGCCCAGGCCCCGAGCGCGGGGGCGCCCGGGATAACCAGGGCCTGGAGCTGGACGAGAAGCTCTGA
- the TSPO2 gene encoding translocator protein 2: protein MRLQGAIFVLLPHLGPILVWLFTRDHMSGWCEGPRMLSWCPFYKVLLLVQTAIYSVVGYASYLVWKDLGGGLGWPLALPLGLYAVQLTISWTVLVLFFTVHNPGLALLHLLLLYGLVVSTALIWHPINKLAALLLLPYLAWLTVTSALTYHLWRDSLCPVHQPQPTEKSD, encoded by the exons ATGCGGCTTCAAGGGGCCATCTTTGTGCTCCTGCCCCACCTGGGGCCCATCCTGGTCTGGCTGTTCACTCGTGATCACATGTCTGGTTGGTGTGAGGGCCCGAGGATGCTGTCCTGGTGCCCATTCTACAAAGTCTTATTGCTTGTACAGACAGCCATCTACTCTGTCGTGGG CTACGCCTCCTACCTGGTGTGGAAGGACCTGGGAGGGGGCTTGGGGTGGCCCCTGGCCCTGCCTCTTGGCCTCTATGCTGTTCAGCTCACCATCAGCTGGACTGTCCTGGTTCTCTTTTTCACAGTCCACAACCCTGGTCTG GCCCTGCTGCACCTGCTGCTGCTGTATGGGCTGGTGGTGAGCACAGCACTGATCTGGCATCCCATCAACAAACTGGCTGCCCTGTTACTGCTGCCCTACCTAGCCTGGCTCACCGTGACTTCAGCCCTCACCTACCACCTGTGGAGGGACAGCCTTTGTCCAGTGCACCAGCCTCAGCCCACGGAGAAGAGTGACTGA
- the APOBEC2 gene encoding C->U-editing enzyme APOBEC-2, giving the protein MAQKEEAAAATEAAAATEAASQNGEDLENLDDPEKLKELIELPPFEIVTGERLPANFFKFQFRNVEYSSGRNKTFLCYVVEAQGKGGQVQASRGYLEDEHAAAHAEEAFFNTILPAFDPALRYNVTWYVSSSPCAACADRIIKTLSKTKNLRLLILVGRLFMWEEPEIQAALKNLKEAGCKLRIMKPQDFEYVWQNFVEQEEGESKAFQPWEDIQENFLYYEEKLADILK; this is encoded by the exons ATGGCCCAGAAGGAAGAGGCTGCTGCGGCCACTGAGGCTGCTGCGGCCACTGAGGCTGCCTCCCAGAATGGGGAGGATCTGGAGAACCTGGACGACCCTGAGAAGCTGAAAGAGCTGATTGAGCTGCCGCCCTTTGAGATTGTCACAGG AGAACGGCTGCCTGCCAACTTCTTTAAATTCCAGTTCCGGAATGTGGAGTACAGTTCCGGGAGGAACAAGACCTTCCTCTGCTATGTGGTTGAAGCACAGGGCAAGGGGGGCCAAGTGCAGGCATCTCGGGGATACCTAGAGGATGAGCATGCGGCTGCCCATGCAGAGGAAGCTTTCTTCAACACCATCCTGCCAGCCTTCGACCCAGCCCTGCGGTACAATGTCACCTGGTATGTGTCCTCCAGCCCCTGTGCAGCGTGTGCTGACCGCATTATCAAAACCCTTAGCAAGACCAAGAACCTGCGTCTGCTCATTCTGGTGGGTCGACTCTTCATGTGGGAGGAGCCGGAGATCCAGGCTGCTCTGAAGAATCTGAAGGAGGCTGGCTGTAAACTGCGCATCATGAAGCCCCAGGACTTCGAATATGTCTGGCAGAATTTTGTGGAGCAAGAAGAGGGTGAATCCAAGGCCTTTCAGCCCTGGGAGGACATTCAGGAGAACTTCCTATACTACGAGGAGAAGTTGGCAGACATCCTGAAGTAG
- the OARD1 gene encoding ADP-ribose glycohydrolase OARD1: MASSLNEDPEGSRITYVKGDLFACPKTDSLAHCISEDCRMGAGIAVLFKKKFGGVQELLNQQKKSGEVAVLKRDGRYIYYLITKKRASHKPTYENLQKSLEAMKSHCLKNGVTDLSMPRIGCGLDRLQWENVSAMIEEVFEATDIKITVYTL, translated from the exons ATGGCCAGCAGCCTTAATGAAGATCCAGAAGGAAGCAGA ATCACTTATGTGAAAGGAGACCTTTTTGCATGCCCGAAAACAGACTCTTTAGCCCACTGTATCAGTGAGGATTGTCGCATGGGCGCTGGGATAGCTGTCCTCTTTAAGAAGAAATTTGGAGGGGTGCAAGAACTTTTAAATCAAC AAAAGAAATCTGGAGAAGTGGCTGTTCTGAAGAGAGATGGGCGATATATATATTACTTG ATTACAAAGAAAAGGGCTTCGCACAAGCCAACTTATGAAAACTTACAGAAGAGTTTAGAGGCAATGAAGTCTCATTGTCTGAAGAATGGAGTCACCGACCTCTCCATGCCCAG gATTGGATGTGGTCTTGATCGTCTGCAATGGGAAAATGTATCTGCGATGATCGAGGAGGTATTTGAGGCAACAGACATCAAAATTACTGTGTACACACTCTGA